Proteins co-encoded in one Deltaproteobacteria bacterium genomic window:
- the gltX gene encoding glutamate--tRNA ligase, with product MTEKEKVRSRFAPSPTGFLHIGGARTALFAWLYARHYNGQFILRIEDTDQLRSTEESTRAILDALAWLGLYWDEGPFFQAQRVDMHREMVKKLLDEGKAYHCVCTPEELEEKRKRALAEGRKPKYDGTCRDKNLPGSANAAVRFRCPHTGVTVVNDLIKGVITFNNEELDDLVIERSDGYPTYNFAVVVDDAQMEITHVIRGDDHVNNTPRQILLYEALGYTVPQFGHVSMIMGSDKTRLSKRHGATSVMTYKDMGYLPEGLVNYLVRLGWSHGDQEIFTMEELIRLFTFDSVGKSAAVFNPEKLLWLNQHYIKECPPVRLVQEMIPFWQQRGVDTADQGFLRHIVDDVKSRSKTLVELAESSLFYFADDVAYESEAADAFLKAEMADHLTAVAHGIPSLQDYTKKGIEAFLRTLAEDRGFKLKVIAQPLRVALTGKTVSPGIDDIMVTLGKERVIKRITRAVEYIKNRA from the coding sequence ATGACTGAAAAAGAAAAGGTTAGATCACGTTTTGCCCCATCCCCGACAGGATTTCTGCACATCGGAGGTGCGAGAACAGCGCTGTTTGCCTGGCTTTATGCCCGGCACTACAATGGACAATTTATTCTGAGGATTGAGGATACCGATCAGCTTCGCTCGACGGAAGAATCAACAAGGGCGATTCTCGATGCTCTTGCATGGCTCGGGCTTTACTGGGATGAGGGTCCGTTCTTTCAGGCACAGCGTGTGGACATGCACAGGGAAATGGTAAAGAAACTCCTGGATGAAGGGAAGGCCTATCATTGCGTATGTACTCCTGAGGAGCTGGAAGAAAAGAGGAAGAGGGCGCTTGCTGAGGGGAGAAAACCAAAGTATGACGGTACATGCCGGGACAAAAATCTTCCCGGATCGGCAAATGCAGCGGTGCGGTTCCGATGTCCCCACACGGGTGTAACGGTAGTGAATGATCTGATTAAGGGTGTGATCACGTTTAACAATGAGGAACTCGATGATCTTGTCATAGAAAGAAGTGACGGCTATCCGACGTACAACTTTGCCGTTGTGGTTGATGATGCCCAGATGGAAATAACCCACGTGATCAGGGGAGATGACCATGTGAACAATACACCGCGGCAGATCCTCCTTTATGAAGCTCTGGGATATACAGTCCCGCAATTCGGTCATGTTTCGATGATTATGGGCTCGGATAAAACGCGGCTGAGTAAACGTCACGGGGCGACGTCGGTTATGACCTACAAGGATATGGGCTACCTTCCGGAGGGCCTCGTTAATTATCTGGTTCGGCTCGGCTGGTCCCATGGCGATCAGGAAATCTTTACAATGGAGGAACTCATTCGCCTCTTCACATTCGATTCGGTAGGGAAATCTGCCGCTGTATTTAATCCGGAAAAACTTCTCTGGCTGAACCAACATTACATTAAAGAGTGCCCGCCGGTGAGACTAGTTCAGGAGATGATACCATTCTGGCAGCAACGGGGCGTCGATACCGCAGATCAGGGTTTTCTCAGACATATCGTTGATGACGTAAAATCGAGGTCGAAGACCCTCGTGGAGCTTGCTGAATCAAGCCTTTTTTACTTCGCGGATGATGTTGCCTATGAGAGCGAAGCGGCAGATGCATTCCTGAAGGCGGAGATGGCGGATCATCTTACGGCTGTAGCTCATGGAATCCCCTCTTTGCAGGATTATACGAAAAAAGGGATAGAGGCATTTCTGCGAACCTTAGCTGAAGACAGGGGTTTCAAGCTCAAAGTGATAGCCCAGCCGCTCCGGGTTGCCCTCACGGGAAAAACTGTCAGTCCCGGTATTGATGATATTATGGTCACACTGGGGAAGGAGAGGGTGATTAAGAGAATTACGAGAGCTGTTGAGTACATTAAAAACAGAGCATGA